The genomic segment CTCTTAGTCCGGTAAGCTCATATGCTGGAGATCATGTCAGCGGATATATCCTAGAttatctctctgcatcagcggagcgaTCCCTTTTTCCTGCCAAATTATCCAGCGGTGATTTCCTTTGATGGATCAACACAACGATAGCGCATATTTACAACAATATTGATGTGAGGAGATTCCAACGTTTTGAACATCCTGTGAGGCGAAAATTGGTTCACATTGAGCAATATGGTGTGAGATGGAAACTCGGCAAACTACTAAAATgcgagagagagaaagaaatgCCCGAAACAAATCGGACATTCAGCAAATAGAATACCAGCAGTTGAAGGCTCGGTCTGCCTTTCGAATCACACATCGGTCGCATGTCTTGCATGGCTTGGTACACAATCATGCCAGTGACTCTCATGAGTGACCGATGTACCGAGACTGTCGTCTGTTGTCGGGCGCTAGGCCAGGAAAGAAAGGACCCTTGTTTCAATCCAACTGTGCTCAAGCTGACGAGTTGAAAACCTGGGGCTGGTATGGAGACCAACGATACTGGACCAGGGAAGCCAACAGGGTCATCACGGCGCCCGTGGCCCATTCGTTTCTTGTACATGTATCATCAATGCCGTAAACTTGCGGGTCCTTGTCGGATCAAATGAGTAGTCAAACAACGAGGTAAAACGGGGTTGGGAGAAGATATTCTCCACGCCTTTGGAGGCAGTGCTGGCCTGGGCGCGCTATGTTGCATATGCTGGCCAATGCGGAGCTCAAGAGGGGACGATGGTTCAATAGTTCAATATCAGACAGTAACTGTGCGATCTCAAAAGATGGACAGACATGGGCAGTGTGCTGAAGAATTCTGGGCAAAAATGAAGCACCAGAAGTTTTAGAGTTGAGTGACAAATCTTATTGTATCAATTACGCATCTCTGAGTCGACAAGAATTCTGCAGGCGAGCCTCATGTAGCCCTCCTTGTCCATAAGGCCGGCTGGTACCTTCATCAACGGACCAACCACAGGCATCTCCGGGGAGTGGCTGCAGCATGTCCCTGCGCCAGGCCCCGGTTTGCCCGTACCGTAGTTTGCAGTTCGCGCTTGCCCTGACGAGTTGAGCACACCGTGTCCAAGTGGCCACCTCTTGCCTTACTCGTGGCGGAGTGTTTGCCGTGCCTGCCTCTCTCAGGTTTACCTTTTGGCTCCCACTGGCCGTGCAAGCCGTGTCAGCAACTGGCAGGCACTCGGTCAACACCTTCCCTGCAGCCCAGACTTTGCCGCCATTTGGCCCACTATGGGGTCGGTACTAGCGCAAAAGCACCTATGAGACGAGTTAGACCCTTTCGCCTTTTCGCCTTTGAGGCTAGTAGCCAGTCCCAGTCGACTAGCACCTCCAAAACGAACACGTAGAACTTTTTCGGGCTCACAGCGCACGACGCAACAGGTTCATCCTCCTGGCCTCGTCCATCGTCTTGTTTGgttctccttctccagccTTCTCTACAGGCGCCACGTGGGGCCTTTCGGATCTGACAAATCGGCCATGTCAAAGACGCTGATCTGGCTATTTTGACTTTCTCTTACCCTCTTTCTCTAACCTCTGTGTTCCTGTCCTGCTTTTGTACGTTGTGTAGCCGCATATCCCCCCGGTCTATACTAAGTACTTGTTCGGCTCGTCGTGCATCTCCCGGTTCCTTCGTTTTCGTCGCCGACATTCCGGTGTTCTCGCACCAAGCAAGTCAACATGGAGACTGCCTTTGCCCGTCCCATTGCGACGGTGCTCTCGCACTTCGAGGTCGATGAGCATGACGGTCTTACCAACAGGAAAGTTGACGAACTGCGAATCAAATATGGCCGTAATTGTACGTCTTGTCTCCCATCTATCCACATATCTCCTACGATGGTGTTGCGCGAAATGCTACCGCATCGCGAAGCAACGAAAGCCTTGACACCATACTCTGGAATAACcccaccatcatccatctGTACGGACAGAAATGCTAACAGCAGATGACTAGCCATCCCCGACGAACCTCCTACCCCCATCTGGGAGCTCATCTTGGAGCAATTCAAGGACCAGCTGGTGATAATTCTTCTTGGCTCCGCTGCTGTGTCGTTTGGTCTGGCTTTATTCGAAGACGAAGGCGGCTGGAGTGCATTTGTTGACCCCGCTGTTGTGAGTATGCCCGAGCAGTAATATAACATGCCCACCAGAATGCAGCGTGTATTTCGAATATGGTTGGCTAACAAGTGGTTTCGTGCTCAGATTCTCACTATCCTGATCCTCAATGCCGTCGTCGGAGTCTCTCAAGAGAGCAGCGCCGAGAAGGCGATCGCCGCTCTTCAAGAATATTCCGCCAACGAGTCCAATGTAATTCGCAATGGTGGCCACATCTCTCGAGTCAAGGCTGAAGAGCTGGTGCCGGGTGATATCGTCACAGTGGCTGTTGGAGACCGTATCCCCGCTGATTGCCGTGTGATCGCCATCGAAAGCAACAGTTTCGCTGTAGACCAGGCCATCTTGACTGGAGAGAGTGAAAGTGttggcaaagacgacgaggccGTTGTCAAGGATGAGCGTGCCGTCCTGCAGGATCAGGTCAACATGCTCTTTTCCGGAACCACCGTTGTAACTGGACGCGCTAGGGCCGTCGTCGTTCTCACTGGGTCGAACACTGCCATTGGAGATATTCACGAGAGCATTACTGCTCAGATCTCCGAGCCTACGCCGCTCAAGCAAAAGCTCAACGATTTTGGCGACAACCTCGCCAAAGTCATTACCGTTATCTGCATCTTGGTCTggctcatcaacatccccaaCTTCAATGATCCTAGCCACGGGAGCTGGACCAAAGGTGCCATCTACTACCTCAAGATTGCCGTCTCGCTGGGCGTCGCTGCGATTCCCGAGGGTTTGGCCGTTGTTATCACCACCTGCCTCGCCCTCGGTACGCGCAAGATGGCTGCTAAGAACGCCGTTGTGCGCAGCTTGCCCTCAGTCGAGACCCTTGGAAGCTGCAGCGTCATTTGCTCCGACAAGACGGGTACTCTGACCACGAATCAAATGAGCGTCAACAAGATTGTCTTCCTCAATGAGGCCGGCAATGACCTAAGTGAACTCGACGTTGAAGGCACCACATTTGCACCCAAAGGCGCCATTagcgccaatggcaagcgCAGGGAGAATTTAACCTCGTCATCAGACACTGTTCGCCAGATGACTGAAGTGGCCGCTATCTGCAACGATGCCTATCTCGCTTATGATTCTCGTACCGCCACTTTCTCCAGTGTCGGTGAGCCCACCGAAGGAGCTCTACGTGCTCTCGTTGAGAAGATTGGACCCTGCCCACCTGACGGCACGCATCCCGAAGACTGCCTGCACCACGCCAGCCACGGCTACGAGAAGCAGCTCCCCCGTCTTGCCACCTATGAATTCTCCCGAGACCGTAAGAGTATGTCTGTTCTTGTCCAGAATGGAAAGCAGAAGAAACTTCTTGTCAAGGGCGCTCCCGAATCAATCATCGATCGCTGCTCCCACACCCTCattggtgccaatggcaagaaggtAGCACTCACCAGCAAGCTTTCCGAGCTCCTATTGAAGGAAGTCGTCGACTATGGTAACCGTGGTCTTCGAGTTATTGCTCTAGCTAGCATCGACGATGTCTCCAAGAGTCCCTTGCTGTCCGCCAAGTCCACCGAGGACTATACCCGCCTCGAGCAGAACATGACTTTCCTGGGTCTTGTTGGTATGCTGGATCCTCCCCGAGAGGAGGTGCCTGGATCAATTGTGAAGTGCAAGGAAGCTGGTATCCGCGTTATTGTCATCACCGGAGATAACCGCAACACTGCGGAGAGTATTTGCCGCCAAAttggtgtctttggtgaACACGAGGACCTCACTGGCAAGAGCTATACTGGGCGTGAATTCGAGAACCTGAGCCCCAGTGAGCAGCttgaggcagccaagagaGCTTCGTTATTCTCCCGTGTTGAGCCTGGCCACAAGTCCAAGCTGGTTGACCTCCTGCAGTCTCTCGGCGAGGTCGTGGCTATGACTGGTGACGGTGTCAATGATGCTCCAGCACTCAAGAAGGCCGATATTGGTGTTGCCATGGGATCCGGTACCGATGTTTCCAAGCTGGCCGCAGACATGGTCCTCGCGGACAGCAACTTTGCCACAATTGAAGTCGCCATTGAGGAAGGTCGCGCCATTTACAACAACACCCAGCAGTTCATTCGTTATCTCATCTCGTCCAACATTGGTGAGGTCGTTTCCATTTTCCTCACTGCTGCTCTGGGCATGCCCGAAGCTTTGATCCCTGTCCAGCTCCTCTGGGTTAACCTGGTCACCGATGGTCTTCCTGCTACCGCTCTGTCCTTCAACCCGTCTGACCACGACATCATGAGGCGCCAGCCCCGAAAGAGGGATGAGCCCCTTATTGGTGGATGGTTGTTCTTGCGTTACCTGATTATCGGAACGTATGTCGGTCTGGCTACCGTTGCTGGATACGCTTGGTGGTTCATGTACAACCCCGAGGGACCTCAGATTTCGTTTAAGCAGCTCTCCCGCTTTCATCATTGCACTGCCGACTTCCCTGAAATCGGCTGTGAGATGTTCTCCAacgacatggccaaggccgGTTCTACTGTCTCACTGTCCAttctcgtcgtcatcgaaATGTTCAACGCCATGAACGCCTTGTCATCCAGCGAATCgctcctctccctccccctGTGGAAGAACATGATGCTTGTATATGCCATTGCGTTGTCCATGGCTCTGCACTTTGCTCTTCTTTACATCCCCTTCTTGCAGACTTTGTTTGCAATTGTCCCACTGAACGTAACCGAGTGGAAGGCAGTTGTCATCATCAGTGCACCAGTCATGTAAGTACCACATGCCGTATTTTGGCTGTGATAGCAACACCAAGAAACAATTTGCTAATTCGGATTTTAGTCTACTTGATGAGGTTCTGAAGTTGGTTGAGCGCAACTTCTTCATGCAGACGACAACACATGAGCCGGCAAAGGCTATCAAGGGTAAGAAGGAAATATAGACGATAAAatgaaaagaagagcaaaataaaacaaaacCAAGAAACTATATAGAGACGGAAGTAACGTTTTTGCATGAACGGCTTTAGCTAGACGGTAGACACATGTATGATAGTTTTCCCTCTGTCGCTGGCGGGGATTTGAGTGTACTTCGCGGCGGCCAATGTTTGTCATAGTCAATATACAAAAGGCATTTGAGGTTTAAGAGAAAACGAATCGGTGGCTCGTGCTGACTGAGAAGCACTGTGTGGCTGAATTGGAACACCCAAGTTTAGTTGATGTAATTCTTGTTTATTCCACCTCGACGCCAGCCGAGCATCTAGATATTCGTACAGGGCATTCCTAAACGCGCCTCTaaactcaacttcaactcaTCCAACTGCCCGGATTTGTATCATGTCAGGCCCGAAACCATCACATTCCTACCCCAGCTATGTCCCACGCGACAAAATCTTTAGTCTTGTCTACCCTTTAGTAATCTCTTGGTAACCTTGTCCTTCTCAATGATGTACACGTGTGCGCCCCAGCCGGAAAGGGCGTCTCTGTCAACGGCGTTCAATAGAGATTGAGAGATGGTTTCGAAAAGAGCATCAGGGCCCTGCATCAGTTAGCAATGCCAGTCTTCCCGTGCAACATGCCCAACCGCCAGGACCAAAACAAAAGGGACATACCATATCGGGCTCCCACAAACCCTCACACATGCCAAACAACTGCTCCGAAGCGGTGCCCGAAACAATAAAgtccttggcaaagtcgatACAGCCTATACTATCGAAGCCACAGATGAACGGCTTTCCGGTCTTGGGATCCAGCCCCGCAACGACGGGCGACACGAAGTAAGGACCGAAGCGGCGCTCGTAGAGGGACGACGAGACGAGGTTGGCAAAGGTTCGGGGGGCGATGGCTCGCTCCTCGCGGAGGCGATACA from the Pochonia chlamydosporia 170 chromosome 6, whole genome shotgun sequence genome contains:
- a CDS encoding sarcoplasmic/endoplasmic reticulum calcium ATPase 2 (similar to Aspergillus terreus NIH2624 XP_001212077.1), with the protein product METAFARPIATVLSHFEVDEHDGLTNRKVDELRIKYGRNSIPDEPPTPIWELILEQFKDQLVIILLGSAAVSFGLALFEDEGGWSAFVDPAVILTILILNAVVGVSQESSAEKAIAALQEYSANESNVIRNGGHISRVKAEELVPGDIVTVAVGDRIPADCRVIAIESNSFAVDQAILTGESESVGKDDEAVVKDERAVLQDQVNMLFSGTTVVTGRARAVVVLTGSNTAIGDIHESITAQISEPTPLKQKLNDFGDNLAKVITVICILVWLINIPNFNDPSHGSWTKGAIYYLKIAVSLGVAAIPEGLAVVITTCLALGTRKMAAKNAVVRSLPSVETLGSCSVICSDKTGTLTTNQMSVNKIVFLNEAGNDLSELDVEGTTFAPKGAISANGKRRENLTSSSDTVRQMTEVAAICNDAYLAYDSRTATFSSVGEPTEGALRALVEKIGPCPPDGTHPEDCLHHASHGYEKQLPRLATYEFSRDRKSMSVLVQNGKQKKLLVKGAPESIIDRCSHTLIGANGKKVALTSKLSELLLKEVVDYGNRGLRVIALASIDDVSKSPLLSAKSTEDYTRLEQNMTFLGLVGMLDPPREEVPGSIVKCKEAGIRVIVITGDNRNTAESICRQIGVFGEHEDLTGKSYTGREFENLSPSEQLEAAKRASLFSRVEPGHKSKLVDLLQSLGEVVAMTGDGVNDAPALKKADIGVAMGSGTDVSKLAADMVLADSNFATIEVAIEEGRAIYNNTQQFIRYLISSNIGEVVSIFLTAALGMPEALIPVQLLWVNLVTDGLPATALSFNPSDHDIMRRQPRKRDEPLIGGWLFLRYLIIGTYVGLATVAGYAWWFMYNPEGPQISFKQLSRFHHCTADFPEIGCEMFSNDMAKAGSTVSLSILVVIEMFNAMNALSSSESLLSLPLWKNMMLVYAIALSMALHFALLYIPFLQTLFAIVPLNVTEWKAVVIISAPVILLDEVLKLVERNFFMQTTTHEPAKAIKGKKEI
- a CDS encoding proteasome A-type and B-type (similar to Colletotrichum graminicola M1.001 XP_008093375.1) is translated as MSSPFSINGGACVAMVGKDCVAIACDLRLGLQALTVSNNFPKIFQYGDVFLGLTGLATDVSTVADLFRYKVNMYRLREERAIAPRTFANLVSSSLYERRFGPYFVSPVVAGLDPKTGKPFICGFDSIGCIDFAKDFIVSGTASEQLFGMCEGLWEPDMGPDALFETISQSLLNAVDRDALSGWGAHVYIIEKDKVTKRLLKGRQD